DNA from Capsicum annuum cultivar UCD-10X-F1 unplaced genomic scaffold, UCD10Xv1.1 ctg45188, whole genome shotgun sequence:
CAGGTTTGATATCTACTTGAAACTTGTAGTGATCCACAAAAGCATTTGCCAGGTCATCCCAAGTGTGCCACTTAGTCACATCTTGCTTGGCATACCATTCTAGAGCCTTTCCACTCAAACTTTTACTAAATGGATTGACCCGTATTCCTTCATTCCTACCCACACCAATCAAATTTTCACAATAAGTTTTCAAGTAAAACAAAGGATTTCCAGACCCATCAAACTTTTCAAACTTTGGGATCTTATAATCAGGAGGCAACTCGATCTCGAGAAATGCACACAACTCTTcatatttgacactttgattaTTCCCAAGTCCATGAATACTTTTCATTGGATCTTCCAAGACGTTGAGCTATCTGTTCACCATCTCATCAGTGTACATTCTTGGatcattctttatttcaacatAATGATTAGCATCTGAGCGGTATATCCCTAGAGTTTATGTCACTGACGGAGCGGCAGAATAGGTGTACACTGGCAAAACTTGGTGTGATAAGGATATGTTCTAAACCTTTGGAGGAGCAAATGTGTACGCAAAGGAGGCATTATGAGAAACATGAATAAAACGACCTTCTTGATCAACTTTTTCTGACTTTGGAAGCATGGGTCACTTTTGTCGAGCATCAAGAGGAAAAGTCATGTTTGGAGGAGTCTGAGAAGGTGTTTTTCTTTGCATCACCATGAGTCTTAGCTCGGCAATTTGTTTCTCCAAACCGACAACGAGCTCTGGGGTTATCTCCCTTCCTATCGAGGCACCTGGGTCCATTGCTATAGAAAAGGTGGGAACTGACTCAGATAAAGTATTTGTGTTAATCAAACTACGATCCATAGTTAAATGAGTTCTTCTGTTAGCCTAAGTAAGAACTGATGAATCCATAGTTTCCTTCTTGACCTTAGACCATGTGAAAAACTGATGTTCTGCCAGCGATTACTTTTGCCTTTGTGAAGCGAGCAAGTTTGACTAACAACACaaaccactctctctctctaaaaggaaagaaaaacactcaaaaggtaaaaatTTAGTTCATGATTGAATGACATATATTTGGTTTGAAACAAACTAAGTACAGAATTTGGAGGATAAGACACTTGAGAAAGTGACCAAATGATCAGAACTTTGATAATTTGACatatcttgaatttgatgggAAAAATAAAACTTCAAACGGTATGAACTAAGTGAATTAAAAAAATCGAATATTAATGGATAAACATCCTATAAAATCTTATTTGAAAAAGCTTTGAAGACAATATAGTCTTTCATTAATAGAATGTCTAGATAGCTCTGACTACAATCAAATGCGAAAAAATGACTTATGAGGGCAACGTGATCAATGTGAATTAGATGATAACCTAATGAAATTTTGAACAAAATTGGATAAATTGGAAGGAATTTTATCAATGAACTTCTAAGGGTATTTTAGAAGGTTCAAATTTTGAGTCTTATATGCCTATTAACGCTCTAGGACTTCGAAATAGGAATAATGAACTAGTCTTGTTTCAAGCCAAACATATGTTCTTTAAACACACAGATAAGCAAACATAAACAAAGCAAAACAATAAAATACTTTAGCACATAAGCAGTTATTACGCATAAGATAATTATATCACGCAACAAATAGAATAGTAAATAACGTGTCCTAATTGGGTGACTCTTTTGAGCCAAGGGTGATCCTAAACATCAAATATCGATTGAGATTCTGATAAAGTGATTCAAGCTTTAATTAATGGCATTACTCGAGTTTAGAATTTTTCAAActcaatttgatcaaattttgacTTAGATCAATTTATCATTATCTTTGCACATAATATGAGGATCGTCATTGGGTCGTGAACCTTTTGACATGAGGGTGTTTCCTAAATTTGTGGAATGACACCACGGGTCAAGCCACATAAGCCTTATGCATGCAGGGCCTGTATTCAGGGAAGCTCTATCTTAAGTTCTTTTAAGATTTGACTTACTAGACATAAGGATCCCGAGTGGACAACTCGAGTGAGAAGGCTATGAGGTCACACAGAAAAATATTCGGACACGCATACACCAACTCTCCTAGAAtttagaatttgaaagaaagttgCGAGTGCGCGAAACACACCTCACGTGTACGTGTGACTATGTCAATTTTTTGAATGGAAGAAATATGAACGGAATGAAagtttatataaaatttaaataaataaacacgTAATAATTAGCCACAACATGTTAGAAAATTCTTTTTTGTTAGAACCTAGataattccccagcagagtcgccatttctgttttattctgctagaaaatagttttgacctcttaaaattatttcaaaagattcaagaaatttttgaaataattttaagaaaattcacaaattcgccatttgatttttatataaaaatcaagaaaacttgaaagattttcaaaggttcaaaaataaaaataaacttttaaaacTTGAGATAATGGTAAGGGTTCAATTTActccctaagaaggtttttaaggcacatAGGAGCGTCTGTCTAAAACGGTGTACCAAAAAGAACTAACTTGACTAGCTAAAGTGACTAATATTtttgcaaagacttgattttGTGGAAAATATTACTTTTAACTATTTGTTATAGACTTAAAATAACATTTATTCAACCAAGCGAAAATTGATCCTATTGTAACTTGAGAAAATTTCGTGTAAAGAAGATTGAGCTAAACCCGTTTTCTTCATAAATTATTCTTCCAAATAGAAGGGAGAAAGAAAGGGACTTTTGAATatcatttttgataaaaaaaatatctctcttaaaagaaaaatgtatatttaaataaattatgagCCTTGACTaattagtgaaaatatttttatctttcacaaaggaaattgattttaggtcgatgagatttttttttaacttaaatgAACTACCTTATCATATTGAGAAAACAGAAagtcattttgattttttaaaagttcattctaaggaaaaacataaagaaagatatatttttattacCTTCTAATATCACACTATAAGATAAAATACGCAAAGAGACAAACAAAAGTAACGATTCAAAGGAGATTTATAAAGGGTTACAAACACATAATCAAATAGGATTTATAAAGAAATGagtaagaagaattaaaatttgggTCCTTTCCAAATCTAGCCAACTTTGGGCTCATTCTTAAGGGACTTTGGTTTATTTTTCTGCAGCGTATACGACATGTATACCAGCCATGTTTCTCTGCATTTTTCATGTATATAGGTTGTATATCAGCTTATAAAACCTCGCATGCTAGTTCTTAGCTTTATAATACATCATATCTTGGCTTAGGCTGGTCACCTTTAAGCTATAAATCTTGTATATATGGCGTATATCAGTGTATACCAGCCTCTGAACAGATTTTGATGGAGATTTTTGACCCAGTAGGGATGGTTTTGGTCCTAAGGAAATGCAGGGGCGATGGAGTCCAGTTGGACTCACCAAGAAGCACATAAACAAGAGTGGTAAAACAAAAATAAGTAGCTATTCAAATGCTCTTAACATATAACTTTAAAAAGGGAGAAATTCATATAACCACTTACTCAATGGTATGATAAATGAAGGAAAAACATACCATAAAAAAAGTTGTCAAAGTTATTTTGCTAAGTAATTCATATGACATGGATAAATCAACCAactaaaatagttttaaaaatggttGAAGCTTGAAGAAACAAATATTAGTGAAAATTAAGCTATTAAGTCCAAGCGTTCCATGAGAGAAACCATAAATAACTTAAGGTCATAACGTAATTCATGTATTATGTAATATCAACAACTTATGCATTTACTTGGAATTTGCCAACCTTAACAAcattgaataaaataacaaaaggcATCCCAGTAAACCAATCGTTGTTCATACAACGGGCAAGATTGGTCCATGTTAAACCTTCACCAAACAACTAAACTTA
Protein-coding regions in this window:
- the LOC124892238 gene encoding uncharacterized protein LOC124892238, with the translated sequence MKSIHGLGNNQSVKYEELCAFLEIELPPDYKIPKFEKFDGSGNPLFYLKTYCENLIGVGRNEGIRVNPFSKSLSGKALEWYAKQDVTKWHTWDDLANAFVDHYKFQVDIKPVRISITKLRWRSSEIFCEYAICLREEVTKFFKRLKDVKLLHPNKQCAYHTGAVGYDTEKYITLKHKLQDSIDNKVITLEESPANVNNNPLPNHNK